Proteins found in one Alteromonas macleodii genomic segment:
- a CDS encoding anti-sigma factor, with the protein MNYLKEERLNALAAEYVVGTLRGKARTRYQKLMMQYQAVSDATSQWEQYLTGFAETLPPVTPPEKVWENIQVKLGHKATNDAEFIDKTTHVKPHSDNIVDLEKEKQKRWKKLSFISTAAAMVLAVLLFVMQPVPTPEVSHIAVVNNADNTPLWVIEVSDTTMNVKVTDAFVALADKDYELWMVPANGEAPISLGLMPEANGDTRATPDILLDQSIAALAVSLEAPGGSVTGAPTEVLYIAPIVSV; encoded by the coding sequence ATGAATTATTTAAAAGAAGAGCGATTAAATGCCCTCGCCGCAGAATATGTAGTTGGAACGCTACGAGGAAAAGCGCGCACTCGCTATCAAAAGCTAATGATGCAGTATCAGGCTGTTAGCGATGCAACCTCACAATGGGAGCAATACCTAACGGGCTTTGCAGAAACTTTACCGCCGGTAACACCACCTGAAAAAGTGTGGGAGAACATCCAAGTAAAACTTGGCCACAAGGCCACCAACGATGCTGAATTTATCGATAAAACGACTCATGTTAAACCACACAGCGACAATATTGTTGATCTCGAAAAAGAGAAGCAGAAACGCTGGAAGAAACTATCGTTTATATCCACCGCTGCGGCAATGGTGTTGGCTGTATTGCTTTTCGTTATGCAACCTGTGCCTACCCCAGAGGTCTCCCATATTGCCGTAGTCAATAATGCTGATAACACGCCATTGTGGGTGATAGAAGTTTCTGACACGACCATGAATGTTAAGGTTACCGATGCATTCGTGGCTTTAGCAGACAAAGACTATGAACTGTGGATGGTTCCGGCAAACGGTGAAGCGCCAATTTCCCTCGGTTTGATGCCTGAAGCCAATGGCGATACTCGAGCGACCCCAGATATTTTGCTAGATCAAAGCATCGCGGCGTTAGCAGTAAGCTTAGAAGCACCTGGCGGCTCGGTTACAGGAGCTCCAACGGAGGTACTTTATATAGCACCGATTGTTTCCGTATAA
- a CDS encoding Ig-like domain-containing protein: MSMKIRLLNKRGGNTAPNKQTPSLRQQHRMWIASGLVLALSGCFDSDDDNDYQAPEENAAPVAVDQMLTTQADIAFDGTLTASDEDGDALTFGLGENGSLGSAEVNTDGTFTYTPNAQVTGSDSFTFTVSDGVNQDVTATVSVTIEAQQVSFSSYTRDAFNQAATDEPLPINGREFTQDADDSTFDDLLIDQ; encoded by the coding sequence ATGTCTATGAAGATTAGGTTATTAAATAAGCGTGGTGGTAACACTGCGCCTAATAAGCAAACGCCGTCACTACGTCAACAACACCGTATGTGGATTGCTTCAGGATTGGTGTTAGCACTTTCAGGTTGTTTCGACAGTGACGACGATAACGACTATCAAGCCCCTGAAGAAAATGCAGCGCCGGTTGCCGTTGACCAAATGCTGACAACGCAGGCTGATATTGCGTTTGATGGCACCTTAACGGCATCCGATGAAGATGGCGATGCACTGACCTTCGGTCTTGGTGAAAACGGCAGTTTAGGTAGTGCAGAAGTAAACACAGATGGCACCTTTACCTACACGCCAAATGCTCAAGTGACAGGAAGCGATAGCTTTACGTTTACTGTTTCTGACGGCGTAAACCAAGATGTTACCGCTACCGTTAGTGTAACCATAGAAGCTCAACAGGTATCGTTCTCTAGCTATACCCGCGACGCCTTCAATCAAGCAGCAACGGATGAACCATTACCAATAAATGGACGTGAGTTCACCCAAGATGCTGACGACTCTACATTTGATGACTTATTGATAGACCAATAG
- a CDS encoding DUF2787 family protein, giving the protein MRIHSEGLALPVTHKFTNAITVMLNEKGISGNSVTINFRDPTYSAESGGFHPVEIRLERQNNTWHLCYITDFVYVGSGPYAELAKDLDFDFQAGVFQNLFGVFPIEQATDMYQIWEGNFLHYWQVLKVFFIQISSD; this is encoded by the coding sequence ATGCGCATTCACAGCGAAGGGCTAGCTTTGCCTGTTACCCACAAGTTTACTAACGCAATAACGGTTATGCTGAACGAAAAGGGCATTTCGGGTAATAGTGTAACTATTAACTTTCGTGACCCGACTTACTCAGCCGAGAGTGGAGGTTTTCATCCTGTCGAAATTAGACTGGAACGGCAAAATAACACTTGGCACCTGTGCTATATCACAGACTTCGTTTACGTCGGGAGTGGCCCTTATGCAGAGTTAGCAAAAGACCTCGACTTTGATTTCCAAGCAGGCGTATTTCAAAACCTTTTCGGCGTTTTTCCTATCGAACAGGCAACCGATATGTATCAGATATGGGAGGGTAATTTTCTGCATTACTGGCAAGTTTTAAAGGTTTTTTTTATTCAAATCTCCAGCGACTAA
- a CDS encoding DUF4331 domain-containing protein has protein sequence MIQFKRKTLTLAIAVTCAAVTAGAIASSHREAPNITRHPALDSTDFYAFNSYEQGREDYVTFIANYIPLQDAYGGPNYFAMDPNAHYAIHIDSDGDAVEDLSFVFQFNNMLAADNEGIALPIGPEGEQKMVKVPLKNVGGISADDSSAANFSEMYSLTMVSGDMQTGTRTTLTPTMGDMFKKPLDYIGNKTFTSEAEYARYAESFIYSFSIPGCDDMAKVFVGQRKDPFVVNLGKTFDLVNYVPVEGDSAPGAGDGEGFPGGITQSAMNDDLADKNVTALSIEVPKACVSGEGNGVIGSWTTASLPQARILNPDATFAKPETNGGAMTQVSRLGSPLVNELVIGIGDKDKFSSSHPSADGQFADYVTHPSLPELLNILFKDAVNTTLGTDIETLAPTNFPRMDLVTAFLTGFPGVNQQATVTASEMLRLNTGIPATPAESQSAFGVAGDDLAGFPNGRRPGDDVVDIALRVVMGRLCYPIPVAGEDTDLGLCTPEDASVGNVPFTDGAPVDASMIDSSFPYLKTPLAGSE, from the coding sequence ATGATCCAATTCAAACGCAAAACTCTAACACTGGCTATTGCTGTGACATGCGCAGCCGTAACTGCGGGCGCAATAGCGTCAAGTCACCGTGAAGCACCTAATATTACCCGTCACCCAGCCTTAGATAGCACCGACTTTTATGCTTTTAACAGCTATGAGCAAGGGCGTGAAGACTACGTGACGTTTATCGCAAACTATATCCCACTTCAAGACGCCTACGGCGGCCCTAACTACTTTGCAATGGACCCGAACGCACACTATGCCATTCATATTGATAGCGATGGCGATGCGGTTGAAGACTTAAGCTTTGTTTTCCAATTTAATAACATGCTTGCTGCTGATAATGAAGGTATTGCCTTGCCAATTGGCCCAGAAGGCGAGCAAAAAATGGTAAAAGTGCCGCTTAAAAATGTAGGCGGTATCAGCGCAGACGATTCAAGCGCAGCGAATTTCTCAGAGATGTACAGCCTCACTATGGTAAGTGGCGACATGCAGACAGGCACGCGCACTACCCTTACACCCACTATGGGCGATATGTTTAAAAAGCCTCTTGATTACATCGGTAATAAAACCTTTACCAGTGAAGCAGAATACGCGCGCTATGCTGAAAGCTTTATTTATTCATTCAGTATTCCTGGATGCGATGATATGGCCAAAGTGTTTGTTGGCCAGCGCAAAGACCCCTTCGTTGTTAACTTGGGCAAAACATTCGACTTAGTGAATTATGTACCTGTTGAGGGCGACAGCGCACCGGGCGCAGGCGATGGTGAAGGTTTTCCTGGCGGTATAACGCAAAGTGCCATGAATGATGACTTAGCCGACAAAAACGTAACAGCCCTATCCATTGAAGTTCCAAAAGCGTGTGTTAGCGGTGAAGGTAATGGCGTAATTGGTAGCTGGACCACGGCAAGTTTACCGCAAGCACGTATTCTGAACCCAGATGCCACTTTTGCTAAACCCGAAACTAACGGCGGTGCAATGACCCAAGTGTCTCGTTTAGGTAGCCCGCTAGTAAATGAGCTTGTTATTGGTATTGGCGATAAAGACAAATTCTCTAGCTCTCATCCAAGTGCAGATGGTCAATTTGCTGATTATGTAACTCACCCTTCTTTGCCTGAGCTACTGAACATTCTGTTTAAAGATGCAGTGAATACTACACTGGGTACTGATATTGAGACCCTTGCGCCAACTAATTTCCCGCGTATGGACTTAGTTACGGCGTTCCTTACTGGCTTCCCAGGCGTTAACCAGCAAGCCACTGTAACTGCATCAGAAATGCTGCGCCTAAACACAGGGATCCCAGCAACGCCAGCCGAATCGCAGTCAGCATTTGGTGTGGCAGGCGATGACTTAGCGGGTTTCCCTAACGGCCGCCGCCCTGGTGATGACGTAGTTGATATCGCCCTTCGCGTAGTTATGGGCCGTTTGTGCTACCCCATCCCAGTAGCAGGTGAAGATACAGACCTTGGCCTTTGTACACCAGAGGACGCTAGCGTAGGTAATGTGCCTTTCACTGATGGTGCACCTGTTGATGCAAGCATGATTGATTCATCATTTCCGTACCTAAAAACACCACTTGCTGGCTCTGAATAA
- a CDS encoding DUF6641 family protein yields MSTSVLSSLKVIARPKIEPKPPVIGKRLKLIERLEQQKEMAQCLIDNKRFEAFKEKKVKSPETGEITTQRRPTTVRPWYYDSDEYYYLEIKVGNKPIELQKGKPAIDVGDKAKLPEIIDTVIQAIEKGELDSALLKPVVPKKAGPKSQ; encoded by the coding sequence ATGTCTACATCCGTATTGAGTTCGCTCAAGGTCATCGCTCGCCCTAAAATTGAGCCTAAACCTCCCGTTATCGGTAAGCGTTTAAAACTTATTGAAAGGTTGGAGCAACAAAAAGAGATGGCGCAATGCCTTATCGACAACAAACGTTTTGAGGCGTTTAAGGAAAAGAAAGTTAAGAGCCCTGAAACAGGTGAAATCACCACTCAGCGCAGACCCACCACTGTTCGACCGTGGTATTACGATAGCGACGAATACTACTATCTTGAAATAAAAGTAGGTAATAAACCTATTGAACTTCAAAAAGGTAAACCTGCGATAGATGTTGGCGATAAAGCCAAGCTGCCCGAGATTATAGATACCGTTATACAGGCGATTGAAAAAGGTGAGCTTGATAGCGCTCTACTCAAACCAGTTGTTCCTAAAAAGGCGGGGCCAAAAAGTCAATAA
- a CDS encoding PIN domain-containing protein, translating to MQLLISDANILIDMEEGELLPQMFQLPYNFSIPDILFYEELEQEHNHLIELGLRLDELEGELVSYSLALVEQYRKPSRNDCFALALAKHHQCPLLTGDKDLRAAAENEAVVVMGTVWLLKQLVILQLITADEARTSLTLMKNAGRRLPWRRAEEYILEAEQQILKEHTLEP from the coding sequence ATGCAATTACTAATTAGTGACGCAAACATCCTAATTGATATGGAAGAAGGGGAACTGCTGCCACAAATGTTCCAACTTCCTTATAACTTCTCCATCCCCGATATCTTGTTTTACGAAGAACTAGAACAAGAACACAACCACTTAATTGAGCTGGGTTTGAGACTTGATGAGCTTGAGGGAGAGTTAGTAAGTTATAGCTTAGCGCTTGTTGAGCAATATCGAAAACCTAGCCGCAATGATTGTTTTGCGCTTGCGTTGGCGAAACATCATCAGTGCCCACTTCTTACTGGAGACAAAGATTTACGAGCCGCAGCAGAAAATGAAGCTGTTGTTGTCATGGGCACAGTGTGGCTCTTAAAACAACTTGTAATACTACAGCTTATTACAGCGGACGAAGCGAGGACCTCATTAACTCTAATGAAAAATGCTGGCCGTAGGCTGCCATGGCGGAGAGCTGAAGAGTATATTTTAGAAGCAGAACAGCAAATATTGAAAGAACATACACTTGAGCCATGA
- a CDS encoding helix-turn-helix domain-containing protein translates to MFSERLMRARKAAGMSMNALGIAIGVSANAIKKYEHGEAMPSSGKLYKLAKTLGVRSEYFFRPTKVELGHVEYRKRSNTPQKTLDRINGDVLDQAELWTELLDLFPDSVRPISKFTLPGNLPETVDSEEAIESIAEQMRKEWQLGLNPIPDMIDCLESRGIMVICTDVNVGNKFDGLAGQINESPVIVVSTTQPGDRQRFTLAHELGHLVLHGRLPDTIDEEKACNHFAGAFLLPLIAIKQHLGTYRQALEPRELFMLKHEFGISMMGILVRAGQANVISSSLQKQYYMKFNKLKWRTREPGTAYPQETTFLYKQLVYRALAEDYITESKAAEFLKMPLSAFHKERKLGMADAITN, encoded by the coding sequence ATGTTTTCAGAACGTTTGATGCGAGCACGTAAAGCTGCAGGTATGTCTATGAACGCTCTGGGCATTGCAATTGGTGTATCTGCTAATGCTATTAAGAAATACGAACATGGCGAAGCAATGCCGTCATCAGGGAAGCTTTATAAACTCGCAAAGACTTTAGGAGTCCGCTCAGAATACTTTTTTCGACCAACAAAAGTGGAGTTGGGACATGTTGAGTACCGAAAACGTTCTAATACCCCACAGAAAACTCTCGACCGTATAAATGGCGATGTTCTAGATCAAGCTGAATTATGGACTGAATTACTAGACCTTTTTCCTGACTCTGTCCGCCCGATAAGTAAATTTACTCTACCAGGTAATTTACCTGAGACAGTTGATTCTGAAGAAGCAATTGAATCTATTGCTGAACAAATGCGGAAAGAGTGGCAGTTAGGTCTTAACCCTATTCCTGATATGATCGATTGCCTTGAATCTCGAGGCATTATGGTTATCTGTACCGACGTCAATGTAGGTAATAAGTTTGATGGATTAGCCGGACAGATCAACGAGTCACCAGTTATTGTTGTATCAACAACACAGCCTGGAGATCGACAGCGGTTTACACTAGCTCATGAGCTAGGTCATTTAGTATTGCACGGTCGGTTACCTGATACTATTGACGAAGAGAAAGCATGCAACCACTTTGCAGGTGCCTTTTTACTACCTTTGATAGCAATCAAACAACACCTTGGCACATATCGGCAGGCTCTTGAGCCGCGTGAGCTATTTATGCTTAAGCACGAGTTTGGCATTAGTATGATGGGCATTTTGGTTCGTGCGGGTCAGGCAAACGTAATTTCATCATCTTTGCAAAAGCAATATTACATGAAATTCAATAAGCTCAAGTGGCGTACACGGGAACCAGGCACCGCCTACCCTCAAGAAACAACATTTCTTTACAAACAGCTCGTCTATCGAGCGTTAGCGGAAGATTACATCACAGAATCAAAAGCTGCTGAATTTTTAAAAATGCCACTTTCAGCATTCCACAAAGAACGTAAGCTAGGAATGGCTGATGCAATTACTAATTAG
- a CDS encoding tyrosine-type recombinase/integrase, with translation MNAACPYALYLGRLAPNSQRSIASQLNSIADLLRWPEKKREMMYHKIDFQQASHIKALLIANGWSARSINRAMTAIRSIVGVAVMSGKAPEMQLVQLRAISKVCHGEHDGKPLSVKQVQTLFAHLKQNTSVLGIRNYAVLAILLGTGLRRSELVALLLQDYVAGSALIVRKGKGNKSRTVHLPEWAQHALNEWLVLRGKHKGYLFHRVARGGNIQHDTHLSSCAVYSLIRKSLSAIGIEGVSPHDLRRTFITRLLEQNVDLNTVRQMAGHADISTTIMYDKRSEKIMQQAASLLSYKL, from the coding sequence ATGAATGCAGCATGCCCCTATGCGTTGTATTTAGGTCGACTTGCGCCTAATAGTCAGCGCTCTATTGCTTCACAGCTCAATAGTATCGCTGATTTGTTACGTTGGCCCGAAAAAAAGCGTGAGATGATGTACCACAAGATAGACTTTCAACAAGCTAGCCATATCAAAGCATTACTAATTGCTAATGGCTGGTCAGCACGGTCTATAAACAGAGCAATGACAGCAATACGCAGTATTGTAGGCGTTGCTGTTATGTCAGGTAAGGCGCCTGAAATGCAATTAGTTCAGCTCCGTGCTATCAGCAAAGTGTGCCACGGCGAGCATGACGGGAAGCCACTTTCGGTTAAGCAGGTTCAAACGCTATTCGCACATTTGAAACAAAATACGTCTGTACTCGGTATTCGCAACTATGCTGTATTGGCAATACTTCTAGGAACAGGGCTACGGCGAAGTGAGCTAGTTGCGCTATTACTTCAAGACTATGTAGCAGGCTCGGCGCTTATCGTGAGAAAAGGAAAGGGGAACAAGAGCCGTACCGTTCACTTGCCGGAGTGGGCGCAGCACGCCTTAAACGAATGGCTAGTGCTACGTGGTAAACACAAAGGTTATTTGTTTCACAGAGTAGCGAGAGGTGGGAACATCCAACATGATACTCACTTATCTTCATGTGCTGTTTATTCTCTAATTCGTAAATCATTGTCTGCCATTGGCATTGAGGGAGTGTCACCGCACGACCTTCGGCGTACTTTCATCACACGTTTACTCGAGCAGAATGTCGATTTAAATACCGTCCGACAGATGGCAGGGCATGCAGATATCAGTACCACGATTATGTATGACAAACGCAGTGAAAAGATCATGCAGCAAGCTGCCTCCTTACTTTCCTACAAACTGTGA
- a CDS encoding RNase H1/viroplasmin domain-containing protein, translating to MARDLSIIDRVGNSRRAAYVVFIGRNPGVYLSWKETKMQVHQFSGNDYKGFDSLDEAREAFNKYQNGTGVRQTTKIDLKDISPKRRTVKRRQALKIDDVPPWEID from the coding sequence ATGGCCAGAGACTTAAGTATTATTGATCGAGTAGGCAATTCCAGACGAGCGGCTTATGTCGTATTTATAGGTCGTAACCCCGGGGTATATTTATCTTGGAAGGAAACTAAAATGCAAGTACATCAGTTTTCGGGGAATGATTATAAAGGTTTTGACAGTTTAGATGAGGCTCGCGAAGCGTTTAATAAATATCAAAACGGCACAGGCGTTCGCCAAACAACTAAAATCGACTTAAAGGATATATCACCGAAACGCAGAACGGTAAAAAGGCGACAAGCTTTAAAAATAGATGATGTGCCGCCTTGGGAAATTGATTAG
- a CDS encoding DUF2034 domain-containing protein: MPRNKTTFIDLLVELPWWVSVLVSATAYIMMAYVLPSIQTDNQITVMVLKAFMLPAPYIAGMILLAAPFALLNARRKAKQLDTQRNIQTVRDLHWRNFEELVAEAYRRLGYRVAEGGYGADGGIDLELRKDGQLTLVQCKQWKTQKVSVNVVREMFGVLTAHHANRFIIISSGTFTQQAIDFSAGKPIELIDGSKLLALVNNVQVSPQVTIEKPKSCPKCSGELIERTAKRGPNAGNTFLGCSSFPKCRYTE; the protein is encoded by the coding sequence ATGCCAAGAAACAAAACCACCTTTATTGACCTGCTGGTAGAGTTACCATGGTGGGTATCTGTACTCGTATCTGCCACGGCCTATATAATGATGGCCTATGTGTTGCCATCCATTCAAACCGATAACCAAATCACCGTCATGGTGTTGAAAGCTTTTATGCTCCCTGCCCCTTATATCGCTGGCATGATATTACTCGCCGCCCCTTTTGCGCTTTTGAATGCTCGCCGTAAAGCCAAACAACTGGATACCCAGCGTAATATCCAAACCGTGCGTGATTTGCACTGGCGTAACTTTGAAGAGTTGGTGGCCGAAGCCTATCGCAGGCTAGGTTATCGGGTAGCAGAAGGCGGTTATGGTGCCGATGGCGGTATTGACTTAGAACTTCGAAAGGATGGTCAGCTTACCTTAGTGCAATGCAAACAATGGAAGACGCAAAAAGTTAGCGTGAATGTGGTGAGGGAAATGTTTGGAGTGCTGACTGCGCATCATGCTAACCGCTTTATTATCATCAGTTCTGGCACATTCACCCAACAGGCTATCGACTTTTCGGCTGGCAAACCTATCGAGCTGATTGATGGTTCAAAACTATTGGCACTGGTAAACAATGTGCAGGTTTCCCCTCAGGTAACTATTGAAAAACCCAAGTCGTGTCCAAAATGTTCTGGTGAGTTAATAGAAAGAACGGCGAAACGTGGCCCTAATGCCGGTAATACGTTTTTGGGGTGTTCCAGCTTTCCGAAATGCCGTTACACAGAATAA
- a CDS encoding AAA family ATPase, translating into MSHKVLRKSGELHYLACEWGKRLLRYLPSVDTDVLSKSLASNLRGSSVSSVPFFKDRNESVNYKACLTISDRQPKVTKTFLDNCSFIRSLMDLPKQTDLLVQFALLSQVNQWLRALASSVHLQASHLSLNEIIKDITGVNDEQFTHATARLNQYGFLPDVDFLSYDFGEMPKVLIRKLLTEKITSREMLVEPLLHPSPNAAFGLKDFPHVNTELLARYLNAATQARSAGTSVLLYGESGTGKTELSRALAKSCGRTLYEIRSTALASNYADDEFNSRFPNKDRLRYLSLLNSLLTNKSNAMLLVDECEGLFENVDSQYSKEHLQRFIEYNDIPCIWITNYVQSLEASFIRRFKLAIDVPSLKPEEIESVTRSYYRGLGLSLAVRKQISQVENITPAIVANATHIAHTVKAKGGDAEAVVNNVVEYSLRATEQWQDKLNYKGEIPFKVSYLNIKQPQAYLDDISYALKHNLPSRTLISGPPGTGKTAYAHYLAELNNRKLLRVKCSDVLSKWVGESEQKIAELFQRAHAEEQVILLDEVDSLLSAREGLSAQHELQFVNEFLTQIECFTQPLFAATNFVTKLDKAVLRRFDFKLDCQYLTSVQVLELYKQITRVKRLS; encoded by the coding sequence ATGTCTCATAAAGTGTTAAGAAAGTCTGGTGAGCTGCATTATCTTGCGTGTGAGTGGGGCAAGCGGCTACTTCGATATTTGCCATCAGTTGATACCGATGTACTTAGTAAAAGCCTTGCGTCTAATCTGCGCGGAAGCAGTGTTTCAAGCGTACCGTTTTTCAAAGACAGAAATGAAAGCGTCAACTATAAAGCGTGCTTAACTATAAGTGATAGGCAACCTAAGGTTACCAAAACGTTTCTAGACAACTGTAGTTTCATCAGAAGCCTAATGGATTTGCCGAAACAAACCGATTTGCTTGTTCAGTTCGCTTTACTTTCTCAAGTAAATCAGTGGTTGAGGGCGTTAGCTTCATCCGTGCATTTACAAGCTAGCCATTTGTCTCTTAATGAAATTATTAAAGACATTACAGGCGTTAATGACGAGCAGTTTACTCATGCTACAGCGCGATTGAATCAATATGGTTTCTTACCGGATGTGGATTTTTTATCGTATGATTTTGGCGAAATGCCTAAGGTGCTTATCCGTAAGTTACTTACTGAAAAAATAACCTCTAGAGAGATGCTGGTCGAGCCGCTGCTTCACCCGTCTCCTAACGCTGCATTTGGGCTCAAGGATTTTCCACATGTCAATACAGAGCTTCTAGCGCGATACTTAAATGCTGCTACACAAGCCAGAAGCGCGGGTACAAGCGTATTGCTGTATGGTGAATCTGGAACAGGCAAAACGGAATTATCTCGCGCACTAGCGAAAAGTTGTGGTAGAACGCTTTATGAAATCCGCTCTACGGCACTAGCTAGCAACTATGCCGATGATGAGTTTAACAGTCGTTTCCCTAACAAGGACAGGCTTCGTTATCTTTCTTTGCTCAACTCATTACTCACTAACAAATCTAACGCTATGTTGTTAGTCGACGAGTGTGAGGGCTTATTTGAAAATGTTGATAGCCAATACAGTAAAGAGCACCTACAGCGTTTTATCGAGTACAACGATATCCCTTGCATTTGGATAACCAATTATGTGCAGAGCCTTGAAGCCAGCTTTATCAGAAGGTTCAAGCTCGCCATTGATGTACCGTCATTGAAACCTGAAGAGATAGAAAGCGTTACGCGCTCGTACTATCGCGGTTTGGGTTTGTCTCTTGCTGTTCGAAAGCAAATCAGTCAGGTGGAGAATATCACGCCTGCGATAGTGGCAAATGCTACTCACATTGCGCACACCGTTAAAGCAAAGGGCGGCGATGCAGAAGCAGTGGTAAACAATGTCGTCGAGTACTCTCTCCGCGCGACAGAGCAGTGGCAAGACAAGCTTAACTACAAGGGCGAAATCCCGTTTAAGGTTAGCTACCTAAACATCAAACAGCCACAAGCCTACCTTGACGATATTTCTTATGCACTTAAGCACAACCTACCTAGTCGAACGTTAATTTCAGGTCCGCCAGGTACAGGTAAAACCGCCTATGCGCATTATCTTGCTGAGTTAAACAATAGAAAGCTCTTGCGGGTTAAATGCTCGGACGTATTAAGTAAATGGGTGGGTGAAAGCGAACAGAAAATTGCCGAACTCTTCCAACGCGCACACGCAGAGGAGCAGGTTATCCTTCTTGATGAAGTTGACAGCTTGCTCAGTGCTCGGGAAGGGCTAAGTGCTCAACATGAGCTTCAGTTCGTTAATGAGTTTCTAACGCAAATAGAGTGTTTCACTCAACCTTTATTTGCCGCTACAAACTTTGTCACCAAACTAGATAAAGCGGTGTTACGTCGTTTCGACTTCAAGCTTGATTGTCAGTACTTAACCTCAGTGCAAGTACTGGAGCTGTATAAACAAATAACAAGAGTTAAAAGGCTAAGCTAG
- a CDS encoding NYN domain-containing protein — MKDLDVHKKVAVLIDADNAQLAKLSPILDEISAHGHVLIKRAYGDWSADTLKNWKKPLNELAIQPIQQFAYTTGKNSTDASMIIDAMDLLYSDRIDAFALVSSDSDFTKLASRLRESEKFVFGVGEKKTPVSFRNACDDFIFTENLIAEQVSNSDTPKADNAISTNGAEELIPVLFKAWELYQNDDGWVNVGPAGSFLKRTKPDFDPRTYGSAKVTGVVAGLSAIFEMTKLKGKGATNGIFYRPKIATS, encoded by the coding sequence ATGAAAGACCTGGATGTTCATAAGAAAGTGGCCGTACTGATTGATGCCGATAATGCTCAGTTAGCCAAGCTATCTCCCATATTGGATGAGATATCAGCGCACGGGCATGTACTCATAAAACGGGCTTACGGTGATTGGTCGGCCGACACCTTGAAGAACTGGAAGAAGCCACTTAATGAACTGGCGATCCAGCCTATTCAACAGTTTGCCTACACCACCGGTAAGAACTCCACCGATGCATCGATGATTATTGATGCCATGGACTTACTATATTCCGACCGAATTGATGCTTTTGCATTGGTTTCCAGTGATAGCGACTTTACCAAGCTAGCCTCTCGGTTACGTGAATCGGAAAAGTTTGTGTTTGGCGTAGGAGAGAAGAAAACTCCGGTATCCTTCCGGAACGCCTGTGATGACTTCATCTTCACCGAGAACTTAATTGCTGAGCAGGTATCAAATAGTGATACACCAAAGGCGGATAACGCGATATCCACCAATGGTGCAGAAGAACTGATCCCTGTTTTATTTAAAGCATGGGAGCTGTATCAGAACGATGATGGTTGGGTTAACGTTGGTCCGGCGGGAAGCTTCTTAAAACGCACAAAACCAGATTTCGACCCTAGGACATATGGTTCAGCCAAAGTAACCGGCGTGGTTGCTGGCCTGTCAGCCATATTCGAGATGACTAAGTTGAAAGGAAAAGGGGCGACAAACGGAATCTTCTATCGCCCCAAGATTGCAACGTCCTAA